A region of Myxococcus stipitatus DSM 14675 DNA encodes the following proteins:
- a CDS encoding cysteine desulfurase family protein — protein sequence MSPEHPLYLDHNATTPVDPEVVDAMLPYLREHFGNPSSGHPYGRRALEALEEARAKVAALIGAKPSEVLFTSGGTESNNLAIRGTAESRAERRHVLTSVIEHPATRLPCDALEWRGWRVTWLPVDAQGRVRVEDAARALDPETALVSLMHSNNETGVLQPVSEVAALARRHGVTVHTDAAQSVGKVPVDVTALGVDLLTLVGHKLRAPKGVGALYVRRGTPLRAVTLGGGQERSLRPGTQNVPYAVGLGVACELAGRRLARGLAEQVALRERLWTRLRVSIPGLALSGEDAERLPNTLHVRFPGVRGSAVLDAAPEVAASTGSACHEGGETASSVLRAMGVGEQEALGSVRLSLGPETSAEEVDQAADALIRAWRRVG from the coding sequence ATGAGCCCCGAGCACCCGCTGTACCTGGACCACAACGCCACCACCCCCGTGGACCCGGAGGTGGTGGACGCGATGCTGCCGTACCTGCGCGAGCACTTCGGCAACCCCTCCAGCGGCCACCCCTACGGACGCCGCGCGCTCGAGGCGCTGGAGGAGGCCCGCGCGAAGGTGGCCGCGCTCATCGGCGCGAAGCCCTCCGAGGTCCTCTTCACCTCCGGCGGCACGGAGTCCAACAACCTGGCCATCCGAGGCACCGCCGAGTCCCGCGCGGAGCGCCGCCACGTCCTCACCTCCGTCATCGAGCACCCCGCCACCCGCCTGCCCTGCGACGCGCTGGAGTGGCGCGGCTGGCGCGTGACGTGGCTGCCCGTGGACGCGCAGGGCCGCGTGCGCGTGGAGGACGCGGCGCGGGCGCTCGACCCGGAAACCGCACTCGTGTCACTGATGCACTCCAATAACGAGACGGGCGTGCTCCAGCCCGTGTCGGAGGTGGCGGCGCTGGCCCGTCGCCACGGCGTCACGGTGCACACGGACGCGGCGCAGTCGGTGGGGAAGGTGCCGGTGGACGTGACGGCGCTGGGGGTGGACCTCCTCACTCTGGTGGGGCACAAGCTGCGCGCGCCCAAGGGCGTGGGTGCGCTGTATGTGCGCCGGGGCACGCCGCTGCGTGCGGTGACGCTGGGCGGCGGGCAGGAGCGGAGCCTGCGGCCCGGGACGCAGAACGTCCCGTATGCGGTGGGCCTGGGCGTCGCGTGTGAGCTCGCGGGCCGCCGGCTGGCGAGGGGCCTGGCGGAGCAGGTGGCCCTGCGCGAGCGGCTGTGGACCCGGCTTCGTGTCTCGATTCCGGGATTGGCCTTGAGCGGTGAGGACGCGGAGCGGCTGCCCAACACACTCCATGTCCGCTTCCCTGGCGTGCGAGGCAGCGCGGTGCTGGACGCGGCACCCGAGGTCGCGGCGTCCACGGGCTCCGCATGTCACGAAGGGGGAGAGACGGCGTCCTCCGTCCTGCGGGCCATGGGGGTGGGCGAGCAGGAGGCCCTGGGCTCCGTGCGCCTGTCGCTGGGGCCGGAGACGTCGGCGGAGGAGGTGGACCAGGCGGCCGACGCACTCATCCGCGCATGGCGGCGGGTGGGATGA
- a CDS encoding ABC transporter permease, giving the protein MSFRVDVWEGGRIALFSLKANRLRTVLTTVGIGVGVCTLLAIVGIIQGINQSFADQLEQIGSNTIQVSKFPWTMGGDWWEYRNRKNLSADLVPAILKSSEHVVAAAPIYFERAEARFLDRRMSSVLVLGTTPDAAIISSFFVDLGRFLTTADVETRSQVVVLGSEVARTLFPGLNPLGHRLVLGSKPYRVVGVMESKGTVLGDNQDLQVFIPYRSFQSHFGKRNSPVINVMVDSPDNVLSAQDLIGAALRRERKTPPGAGDDFALNRPEQLANMYAQLTGALYGAATGVGLITLLVGGIGIMNIMLVSVRERTREIGVRRALGARKRTIIIQFLMEAASVSAVGGVMGTLVGLGLAKTVSWITPLAAAVQPLTIVGGVGFAAAVGLLFGIWPAARAANLDPVEALRHD; this is encoded by the coding sequence GTGAGCTTCAGGGTCGACGTGTGGGAGGGCGGGCGCATCGCCTTGTTCTCGCTGAAGGCGAACCGTCTGCGGACCGTGCTGACGACGGTGGGCATCGGCGTGGGGGTCTGCACCCTCCTGGCCATCGTCGGCATCATCCAGGGCATCAACCAGTCGTTCGCGGACCAGCTCGAGCAGATTGGCTCCAACACGATTCAGGTCTCCAAGTTCCCTTGGACCATGGGCGGGGACTGGTGGGAGTACCGCAATCGGAAGAACCTGTCGGCGGACCTGGTCCCCGCCATCCTCAAGTCCTCCGAGCACGTGGTGGCGGCGGCGCCCATCTACTTCGAGCGCGCGGAGGCGCGGTTCCTGGATCGACGGATGTCATCGGTGCTGGTGCTGGGCACCACGCCGGACGCGGCCATCATCTCCTCGTTCTTCGTGGACCTGGGCCGCTTCCTCACCACGGCGGACGTGGAGACACGCTCGCAGGTGGTGGTGTTGGGCTCGGAGGTGGCGCGCACGCTGTTCCCCGGGCTCAATCCCTTGGGCCACCGGCTGGTGCTGGGCAGCAAGCCCTACCGCGTGGTGGGCGTCATGGAGTCCAAGGGCACGGTGCTGGGGGACAACCAGGACCTGCAGGTCTTCATCCCCTACCGCTCCTTCCAGTCGCACTTCGGCAAGCGCAACTCGCCCGTCATCAACGTGATGGTGGACTCGCCAGACAACGTGCTCTCGGCGCAGGACCTCATCGGCGCGGCGCTGCGGCGCGAGCGCAAGACTCCGCCCGGGGCGGGTGATGACTTCGCGCTCAACCGGCCGGAGCAATTGGCCAACATGTACGCGCAGCTCACGGGGGCGCTGTACGGCGCGGCCACGGGCGTGGGGTTGATTACGCTGCTGGTGGGCGGCATCGGCATCATGAACATCATGCTGGTGTCGGTGCGCGAGCGGACGCGGGAGATTGGCGTGCGGCGCGCGCTGGGCGCTCGCAAGCGCACCATCATCATCCAGTTCCTGATGGAGGCCGCGAGCGTGTCCGCGGTGGGCGGGGTGATGGGGACGCTGGTGGGGCTGGGCCTGGCGAAGACGGTGTCGTGGATAACGCCCCTGGCGGCGGCGGTGCAGCCGCTGACGATTGTCGGAGGCGTGGGCTTCGCGGCGGCGGTGGGCCTGCTGTTCGGCATCTGGCCCGCGGCGCGAGCGGCGAACCTGGACCCGGTGGAAGCACTCCGCCACGACTGA
- a CDS encoding ABC transporter permease, whose translation MMALLDTLRLAFGTFVSNPLRSFLTLLGIVIGATTVVSMMGIIEGLRNEVNENMSELGSNCFQVQRLPFGAGNLSAAEMARRPRFTDADLEAIIKLPSVLTAAGEDSKGGQKMYTALRETRANVGVWAGTPEYFQTNSVTVATGRAFTDVEYLDGRQVAVVGPNIADVLWPGMQPLGQSFRLKGRTFVVVGTLQRKGSFLGGGGQDNSLMIPLTTFRPLFGVSDYRVSVQAHSGEVVKRAQDEVTLLMRRRHGLTPLEPDDFFVFSNESATEMFNGMSKVISAASFGVCLLSLLVGGIGILNIMLVAVTERTREIGIRKALGAKKRRILAQFATEAVVLSLAGGLLGVLLGIGASHLVRWVIGLPTEVPAWAVWLSLAMSSGVGLGFGIYPAARAAKLDPVEAMRTE comes from the coding sequence ATGATGGCCTTGCTGGATACCTTGCGGTTGGCGTTCGGGACCTTCGTCTCCAACCCGCTGCGCTCCTTCCTGACGCTGCTGGGCATCGTCATCGGCGCCACCACGGTGGTGTCGATGATGGGAATCATCGAGGGCCTGCGCAACGAAGTGAACGAGAACATGTCGGAGCTGGGCTCCAACTGCTTCCAGGTGCAGCGGTTGCCTTTTGGCGCGGGCAACCTGTCGGCGGCGGAGATGGCGCGGCGGCCGCGCTTCACCGACGCGGACCTGGAGGCCATCATCAAGCTGCCCTCGGTGTTGACGGCGGCGGGTGAGGACTCGAAGGGCGGGCAGAAGATGTACACGGCGCTGCGTGAGACGCGCGCCAACGTAGGCGTGTGGGCGGGGACGCCGGAGTACTTCCAGACGAACTCGGTGACGGTGGCGACGGGGCGTGCCTTCACGGACGTGGAGTATCTGGATGGCCGTCAGGTGGCGGTGGTGGGACCCAACATCGCGGACGTGTTGTGGCCCGGCATGCAGCCCCTGGGGCAGTCATTCCGCCTGAAGGGCCGCACGTTCGTGGTGGTGGGCACGCTCCAGCGCAAGGGGAGCTTCCTGGGCGGTGGCGGGCAGGACAACAGCCTGATGATTCCGCTGACCACCTTCCGTCCGCTGTTCGGGGTGAGCGACTACCGCGTGAGCGTCCAGGCGCACTCCGGGGAAGTGGTCAAGCGGGCACAGGATGAGGTGACGCTCCTGATGCGCCGGCGTCATGGCCTGACGCCGCTGGAGCCGGATGACTTCTTCGTGTTCTCCAACGAGAGCGCCACGGAGATGTTCAACGGCATGTCCAAGGTGATTTCCGCGGCCAGCTTCGGGGTGTGTCTGTTGTCGCTGCTGGTGGGCGGCATCGGCATCCTGAACATCATGCTGGTGGCCGTGACGGAGCGAACGCGGGAGATTGGCATCCGCAAGGCGCTGGGCGCGAAGAAGCGGCGCATCCTGGCGCAGTTCGCCACGGAGGCGGTGGTGCTGTCGCTGGCCGGTGGCTTGCTGGGCGTGCTCCTGGGGATTGGCGCGTCCCACCTGGTGCGCTGGGTGATTGGCCTGCCCACCGAGGTGCCTGCCTGGGCGGTCTGGCTGTCGCTCGCGATGAGCAGCGGTGTGGGCCTGGGCTTCGGTATCTACCCGGCCGCACGCGCGGCGAAGCTGGACCCCGTGGAGGCGATGCGAACAGAGTAG
- a CDS encoding GNAT family N-acetyltransferase: protein MSTQDAMGPVVVRDARPEDDGVVGELLVEAFITQYAKKLPEVVYTDERKRELRDVAARRKIASVKVAELAGEVVGTVALFPPGAPGSEAWLPNAADLRGLATSVKLHGKGLSRPLLDAAEDQARSWGVDAICLHVRRGAEGVARMYMNRGYVREPSGDMSLPSVFLEAYVMRLKSPA, encoded by the coding sequence ATGAGCACTCAGGATGCGATGGGGCCGGTGGTGGTTCGTGACGCGCGGCCCGAGGACGACGGTGTGGTGGGAGAGCTGCTGGTCGAGGCCTTCATCACCCAGTACGCGAAGAAGCTTCCGGAGGTCGTCTACACGGATGAGCGCAAGCGCGAGCTGCGGGACGTGGCCGCGCGGCGGAAGATTGCCTCGGTGAAGGTGGCCGAGCTCGCGGGCGAGGTGGTGGGCACGGTGGCCCTCTTTCCTCCCGGCGCGCCGGGCTCCGAGGCGTGGCTGCCCAACGCGGCGGACCTGCGCGGCCTGGCCACCTCCGTGAAGCTGCACGGCAAGGGCCTGAGCCGGCCGCTGCTCGACGCCGCGGAGGACCAGGCCCGGAGCTGGGGCGTGGATGCCATCTGCCTCCACGTCCGCCGAGGCGCCGAGGGCGTGGCGCGCATGTACATGAACCGCGGCTACGTGCGGGAGCCCTCGGGCGACATGTCGCTGCCGTCCGTGTTCCTGGAGGCGTACGTGATGCGCCTGAAGTCACCGGCGTGA
- a CDS encoding type VI secretion system contractile sheath domain-containing protein — MRWFVAGAFSSSPTGRRFQVTPETFAEELAKAARHVRVTVPDRLGAQDTCPVELSFERLRDFSVAEVLPRLPKPRELHALRDTLWGLGPSEEVIQCVTRVTGPGRLPDAVAAAIRDAAPPAASAPPAAAAAKEEDSLVESLLQQAESASPTVNASRAVSAFIKAINPSPRATPAAGPASAARKAVKDLVDETLVRCATDVLIAEPVARMESAWRGLKWLVDQCPTSAGMAVEVLDVSRAELPGALEEALGGEPFERPDAVFVVDTNDDVAVLARLAALGERAQLPIIAAVAPSLLGLSPDELSLGLDDGREKVSEAWKELRQDESSRWLCAVLNRVAVANEVKAKRWAFTSPALAVAALLASSFRETRSFARITGQPGSVRAPALWEVPAGRDKGLSIPTETFLPIRAQTKLEAHGVLGLGSRRDADTVLLAAAPMAFGGGYAVPLPAQVLTGRIVRFATWVRDQLPPGSGTTEVAAIFSQAAEVFLFQGSPEQGQLQGELVRTDHGPGVHVTATVRPEHAGTRFQLAFTLPMRG; from the coding sequence GTGCGGTGGTTCGTGGCGGGGGCGTTCTCCTCCTCGCCCACGGGGCGTCGCTTCCAGGTGACGCCGGAGACCTTCGCGGAGGAGCTGGCCAAGGCCGCCCGCCACGTGCGCGTCACCGTGCCGGACCGGCTGGGCGCACAGGACACCTGCCCGGTGGAGCTCTCCTTCGAGCGCTTGCGCGACTTCAGCGTGGCGGAGGTGCTCCCGCGTCTGCCCAAGCCCCGCGAGCTGCATGCGCTGCGTGACACCCTCTGGGGGCTGGGGCCCTCCGAGGAGGTCATCCAATGCGTGACGCGCGTCACCGGCCCCGGGCGCCTGCCGGACGCCGTCGCCGCCGCGATTCGCGACGCCGCGCCGCCCGCCGCGTCCGCGCCGCCCGCCGCCGCCGCCGCGAAGGAGGAGGACTCCCTGGTGGAGAGCCTGCTCCAGCAGGCGGAGAGCGCCTCGCCGACCGTGAATGCCTCGCGCGCCGTCAGCGCGTTCATCAAGGCCATCAACCCGAGTCCTCGAGCCACGCCGGCCGCGGGCCCCGCCAGCGCCGCGCGCAAGGCGGTGAAGGACCTGGTCGACGAGACGCTGGTGCGCTGCGCGACGGACGTGCTCATCGCGGAGCCCGTCGCCCGGATGGAGTCCGCCTGGCGGGGACTGAAGTGGCTGGTGGACCAGTGCCCCACGTCCGCGGGCATGGCGGTGGAGGTGCTCGACGTGAGCCGCGCGGAGCTGCCGGGCGCGCTGGAGGAGGCCCTCGGCGGGGAGCCCTTCGAGCGGCCCGATGCCGTCTTCGTCGTCGACACGAACGACGACGTCGCGGTGCTGGCCCGCCTCGCCGCGCTGGGTGAGCGCGCGCAGCTCCCCATCATCGCCGCCGTGGCGCCGTCGCTCCTGGGCCTGTCCCCGGACGAGCTCTCCCTGGGCCTGGACGACGGCCGCGAGAAGGTCTCCGAGGCGTGGAAGGAGCTGCGCCAGGACGAGTCCTCGCGGTGGCTGTGCGCGGTGCTCAACCGCGTGGCGGTCGCCAACGAGGTGAAGGCGAAGCGGTGGGCCTTCACCAGCCCCGCGCTCGCGGTGGCGGCCCTGCTCGCGTCCAGCTTCCGGGAGACGCGCTCCTTCGCGCGCATCACCGGCCAGCCCGGCAGCGTCCGAGCCCCCGCGCTGTGGGAGGTGCCCGCGGGTCGGGACAAGGGCCTGTCCATCCCCACCGAGACGTTCCTGCCCATCCGCGCGCAGACGAAGCTGGAGGCGCACGGGGTGCTGGGCCTGGGCAGTCGGCGCGACGCGGACACGGTGCTGCTGGCCGCGGCGCCCATGGCCTTCGGTGGCGGCTACGCGGTGCCCCTGCCCGCGCAGGTGCTCACCGGTCGCATCGTCCGCTTCGCCACGTGGGTGAGGGACCAGCTGCCTCCTGGCTCCGGCACCACGGAGGTGGCCGCCATCTTCTCGCAGGCCGCGGAGGTGTTCCTCTTCCAGGGTTCTCCCGAGCAGGGACAGCTCCAAGGAGAGCTGGTCCGCACGGACCACGGCCCCGGCGTCCACGTCACCGCCACCGTCCGGCCCGAGCACGCGGGCACCCGCTTCCAGCTCGCCTTCACGCTGCCCATGCGAGGCTGA
- a CDS encoding CoA-acylating methylmalonate-semialdehyde dehydrogenase, with the protein MSFVDLPENVVLCRNLAGGEWRMPEGAVLLDVRSPYTGTVIGRVPLTSADGVAEVIEAARPALASWRAMPVRERTQYLFRFRHLLEKDLNRLANLAASESGKTVAEARAGLLKGLEVCEFALSLQNLDSGSHLEVSRGVTCEYRREPMGIVAGITPFNFPAMVPMWMFPISLTLGNVFILKPSEKVPLTACALGELMHEAGYPPGVFSIVHGGKEAVDALVVHPDVKALAFVGSSAVARHVYIQGSARGKRVLALGGAKNHLIIAPDADPDLTAQAVVDSFTGCAGQRCMAGSVLVAVGDVGQVLTDIVRRAEKLEVGPGMGAIIDNDAVARLETAIERAASEGARVVLDGRGKRPQGEAWAKGHWLGPTILDQVRPDMEAARRELFGPVLSIIRVPTLSAALAVENASPYGNAASIFTTSGAVAQAVVEGVNAGMVGVNVGVPVPREPFSFGGTGESRFGHGDITGPSSLDLWTQLKKVTRKWSARTDGSWMS; encoded by the coding sequence TTGTCGTTCGTGGATCTCCCCGAGAACGTCGTCCTGTGTCGGAACCTGGCGGGAGGCGAGTGGCGGATGCCGGAAGGCGCGGTGCTGCTCGACGTGCGAAGCCCGTACACCGGCACCGTCATTGGCCGTGTCCCTCTCACCTCCGCCGACGGTGTGGCCGAAGTCATCGAGGCCGCGCGTCCCGCGCTGGCGTCGTGGCGCGCGATGCCGGTGCGGGAGCGCACGCAGTACCTCTTCCGCTTCCGGCACCTCTTGGAGAAGGACCTGAACCGGCTGGCGAACCTGGCCGCCAGTGAGTCCGGCAAGACGGTGGCGGAGGCGCGCGCCGGGCTGCTCAAGGGCCTGGAGGTGTGTGAGTTCGCGCTGTCGCTGCAGAACCTGGACAGCGGCTCGCACCTGGAAGTGAGCCGAGGCGTCACCTGTGAGTACCGCCGCGAGCCCATGGGCATCGTCGCGGGCATCACGCCGTTCAACTTCCCGGCGATGGTGCCGATGTGGATGTTCCCCATCTCCCTCACGCTGGGGAACGTCTTCATCCTGAAGCCGTCGGAGAAGGTGCCGCTCACCGCGTGCGCGCTGGGGGAGTTGATGCACGAGGCGGGATATCCCCCCGGCGTCTTCTCCATCGTCCACGGAGGCAAGGAGGCGGTGGACGCGCTGGTGGTGCATCCGGACGTGAAGGCGCTGGCCTTCGTGGGGTCCTCGGCGGTGGCGCGGCACGTCTACATCCAGGGCAGCGCGCGCGGCAAACGGGTGCTGGCGCTGGGCGGCGCGAAGAACCACCTCATCATCGCCCCGGACGCGGACCCGGACCTCACGGCGCAGGCCGTCGTGGACTCGTTCACGGGCTGCGCGGGGCAGCGCTGCATGGCGGGCAGCGTGCTGGTGGCGGTGGGGGACGTGGGACAGGTGCTCACGGACATCGTGCGCCGCGCGGAGAAGCTCGAGGTGGGGCCGGGGATGGGCGCCATCATCGACAATGACGCGGTGGCGCGGCTGGAGACGGCCATCGAGCGGGCGGCGTCGGAGGGTGCGCGCGTGGTGCTCGACGGGCGGGGCAAGCGCCCCCAAGGCGAGGCGTGGGCGAAGGGCCACTGGCTGGGCCCCACCATCCTGGACCAGGTGCGGCCGGACATGGAGGCCGCGCGGCGCGAGTTGTTCGGCCCGGTGCTCTCCATCATCCGCGTGCCCACGTTGTCGGCGGCGCTCGCGGTGGAGAACGCGTCGCCCTATGGCAACGCGGCGTCCATCTTCACCACCAGCGGCGCGGTGGCGCAGGCGGTGGTGGAGGGGGTGAACGCGGGCATGGTGGGCGTCAACGTGGGTGTGCCCGTCCCCCGCGAGCCCTTCTCCTTCGGCGGCACGGGGGAGTCCCGCTTCGGCCATGGGGATATCACCGGGCCCTCCAGCCTGGACCTCTGGACGCAGCTCAAGAAGGTCACCCGCAAGTGGTCGGCCCGCACTGACGGCTCGTGGATGAGCTGA
- a CDS encoding GTP cyclohydrolase II, protein MADKKPVNHIRLTSHPDGDTPGVAIRWGESDPLRRGPVVATLTEPAHRNVIGTHAGSYAVYRALAVAAGMLPQDHRADLKDTSPAAEIGPHPSWNDSERIVSLDPWGAVAPQAFRSYADQGIDFRPTIAVTRAHINLPELRDAVEAGRLTPDGDLLTANGDIKVVKAAVDPVWHLPGIARRFGMTESALRRGLFEHTGGMFPELITRPDLHVFLPPIGGLTLYAFGDVASVSNRDIPLAVRVHDECNGSDVFGSDICTCRPYLAHGIEECVRTAQAGGAGIIVYLRKEGRALGEVTKFLVYNARKRQEGGDSAATYFQRTECVAGVQDMRFQELMPDVLHWLGITRIHRFVSMSDMKHDAIVRSGIEILERVPIPEGLIPADAKVEMEAKKAAGYFTKGPVADADGLAQVKGRELDA, encoded by the coding sequence ATGGCAGACAAGAAGCCCGTCAATCACATCCGCCTCACCTCGCATCCGGATGGAGACACGCCCGGTGTCGCCATCCGCTGGGGAGAGTCGGACCCGCTGCGCCGAGGCCCCGTCGTCGCCACGCTGACGGAGCCGGCGCACCGCAACGTCATCGGCACGCACGCGGGCTCCTACGCCGTGTATCGCGCGCTGGCGGTGGCGGCGGGCATGCTGCCGCAGGACCACCGCGCGGACCTCAAGGACACGTCGCCCGCGGCGGAGATCGGCCCGCACCCGTCCTGGAATGACTCGGAGCGCATCGTCTCGCTGGACCCGTGGGGCGCGGTGGCGCCGCAGGCCTTCCGCTCGTACGCGGACCAGGGCATCGACTTCCGCCCCACCATCGCCGTCACGCGCGCGCACATCAACCTGCCGGAACTCCGCGACGCGGTGGAGGCGGGCCGGCTCACGCCGGATGGAGACCTGCTCACCGCCAACGGCGACATCAAGGTGGTGAAGGCCGCGGTGGACCCGGTGTGGCACCTGCCGGGCATCGCCAGGCGCTTCGGCATGACGGAGAGCGCGCTGCGCCGCGGTCTCTTCGAGCACACGGGCGGCATGTTCCCGGAGCTCATCACCCGCCCGGACCTGCACGTCTTCCTGCCGCCCATCGGCGGGCTCACGCTGTATGCGTTTGGCGACGTCGCCTCGGTGTCCAACCGGGACATCCCGCTGGCGGTGCGCGTGCATGACGAGTGCAACGGCTCCGACGTGTTCGGCAGCGACATCTGCACGTGTCGGCCGTACCTGGCGCACGGCATCGAGGAGTGCGTGCGCACGGCGCAGGCGGGCGGCGCGGGCATCATCGTGTACCTGCGCAAGGAGGGCCGCGCGCTGGGCGAGGTGACCAAGTTCCTGGTCTACAACGCGCGCAAGCGGCAGGAGGGCGGCGACTCCGCGGCCACCTACTTCCAGCGCACCGAGTGCGTCGCGGGCGTGCAGGACATGCGCTTCCAGGAGCTGATGCCGGACGTGCTGCACTGGCTGGGCATCACCCGCATCCACCGCTTCGTGTCGATGAGCGACATGAAGCACGACGCCATCGTCCGCTCGGGCATCGAAATCCTCGAGCGTGTCCCCATCCCGGAGGGCCTCATCCCCGCCGACGCGAAGGTGGAGATGGAGGCGAAGAAGGCGGCGGGCTACTTCACCAAGGGCCCCGTGGCGGACGCGGACGGCCTGGCGCAGGTGAAGGGGAGGGAGCTCGATGCCTGA
- a CDS encoding URC4/urg3 family protein, which yields MPEHSLSRPDVSPAVAWLRTPAAIRERCHQLLDLGLAGKLTHFRVEPSRLPAVVDAVLDVTREAYPALDIPLHSRWRHFDAGGVKRVEELESRLRDATPQERARAKLDLAVVSVLLDAGSGPRWRYREQGGGTWARSEGLAVASFRMFMDGVFSSDPDWPLRADSEALGRLTRESLARGLQVSDSNPLDGLEGRLHLMHGLSKVLPRPGALHDIVVAQGHSARASELLGLVLELLGPIWPGRVMVDAVNLGDVWPHSALGPVESVDALVPFHKLSQWLTYSLVEPLAEAGVRVVELDGLTGLPEYRNGGLFVDLGVLVPRDAGLTQQVLHPSEEPIVEWRALTVALLDRVAALVRGRLGMSNEELPLGKVLQGGTWTAGRKVAAELRPGGVPPIRVESDGTVF from the coding sequence ATGCCTGAGCACTCGCTGTCGAGGCCGGATGTCTCCCCCGCGGTGGCGTGGCTGCGCACGCCGGCGGCGATTCGAGAGCGCTGCCACCAGCTCCTGGACCTGGGGCTCGCGGGCAAGCTGACCCACTTCCGCGTCGAGCCCTCGCGCCTGCCCGCGGTGGTGGACGCGGTGCTGGACGTCACGCGCGAGGCGTACCCCGCGCTGGACATCCCGCTGCACAGCCGCTGGCGTCACTTCGACGCGGGCGGGGTGAAGCGCGTGGAGGAGCTGGAGTCGCGGCTGAGGGACGCCACGCCGCAGGAGCGCGCGCGGGCGAAGCTGGACCTGGCCGTGGTGAGCGTGCTGCTGGACGCGGGCAGCGGGCCCCGGTGGCGCTACCGCGAGCAGGGCGGCGGGACGTGGGCGCGCTCGGAGGGGCTGGCCGTGGCCAGCTTCCGCATGTTCATGGACGGCGTCTTCTCGTCGGACCCGGACTGGCCGCTGCGCGCGGACTCGGAGGCGCTGGGGCGGCTGACGCGCGAGTCCCTGGCGCGCGGGCTCCAGGTCTCCGACTCGAACCCGCTGGACGGACTGGAGGGCCGCCTGCACCTGATGCACGGGCTGTCCAAGGTGCTGCCCCGGCCCGGCGCGCTGCACGACATCGTCGTCGCGCAGGGACACAGCGCTCGCGCCTCCGAGCTGCTCGGGCTGGTGCTGGAGCTGCTGGGCCCCATCTGGCCGGGGCGGGTGATGGTGGACGCGGTGAACCTGGGCGACGTGTGGCCGCACTCCGCGCTGGGGCCGGTGGAGAGCGTGGACGCGCTGGTGCCCTTCCACAAGTTGTCCCAGTGGCTGACGTACTCGCTGGTGGAGCCGCTGGCGGAGGCGGGCGTGCGGGTGGTGGAGCTGGACGGGCTCACCGGCCTGCCCGAGTACCGCAACGGGGGGCTCTTCGTGGACCTGGGCGTGCTGGTGCCCCGGGACGCGGGGCTCACGCAGCAGGTCCTGCACCCCAGCGAGGAGCCCATTGTAGAGTGGCGCGCGCTGACGGTGGCGTTGTTGGACCGTGTCGCCGCGTTGGTGCGGGGGCGGCTGGGAATGAGCAATGAGGAGCTGCCCCTGGGGAAGGTGCTTCAAGGCGGGACATGGACGGCGGGCCGCAAGGTGGCCGCCGAGCTGCGTCCCGGAGGCGTGCCACCGATTCGCGTCGAGAGCGACGGGACGGTGTTCTGA
- the upp gene encoding uracil phosphoribosyltransferase, giving the protein MEFPNCTVVDHPLVKHKLTLMRRVETSTANFRTLLQEISLLLAYEAFRDLKLADEDIQTPMAPMRAPMLEGKKLVLVAIMRAGQGILDGMLQLVPSARVGHIGLYRDPETLTPVEYYYRVPGHLADRDVVVCDPMLATGNSAVAALQRLKKSKPGSLRFVCLLACPEGLATLREHHPDVHVYTAAVDERLNEHGYIIPGLGDAGDRLFGTK; this is encoded by the coding sequence ATGGAGTTCCCGAACTGCACCGTGGTGGACCACCCGCTGGTGAAACACAAGCTGACGCTGATGCGTCGGGTGGAGACGAGCACCGCGAACTTCCGCACGCTGCTCCAGGAGATTTCACTCCTGCTGGCGTACGAGGCGTTCCGCGATTTGAAGCTGGCCGACGAGGACATCCAGACGCCCATGGCGCCCATGCGCGCGCCCATGCTGGAGGGCAAGAAGCTGGTGCTGGTGGCCATCATGCGCGCCGGGCAGGGCATCCTCGACGGGATGCTCCAACTGGTGCCCTCCGCGCGCGTGGGACACATCGGCCTGTATCGAGACCCGGAGACGCTGACGCCCGTGGAGTACTACTACCGCGTGCCGGGGCACCTGGCGGACCGGGACGTGGTGGTGTGTGACCCGATGCTCGCCACGGGCAACTCGGCGGTGGCGGCGCTCCAGCGGCTGAAGAAGAGCAAGCCCGGCTCGCTGCGCTTCGTCTGTCTGCTGGCCTGTCCGGAGGGCCTGGCCACGCTTCGGGAGCACCACCCGGACGTCCATGTGTACACGGCCGCGGTGGATGAGCGCCTGAACGAGCACGGCTACATCATCCCGGGCCTGGGCGACGCGGGAGACCGGCTCTTCGGGACGAAGTAG